One window from the genome of Cricetulus griseus strain 17A/GY chromosome 2, alternate assembly CriGri-PICRH-1.0, whole genome shotgun sequence encodes:
- the LOC100767260 gene encoding membrane cofactor protein has product MPLQHLSNHFFAQCFLVTLLVTLLSTSSDACGKPPRFENMQLNGSPKTTYVAGEKVQYSCRPGYMRRPTIKIYSVCAANGQWLPISKDACYKKSCPRLDDPNNGQVNFVNGSSEFGTQIQYICNPGFFLIGEEILYCLATGSDVQWSDEPPICSKILCAPPPNIINGVFSPSHKDVFEYHEVATYQCKQVPGQDELSLVGERQIYCSENRLWSANPPECKVVKCPHPVIKNGRLTSGFRKKYSYRAMVMFDCNQGLFLHGSNTVMCEGDSTWQPPIPTCKSKPPPPPPTTSVPSSTGTALDFGDSKGWSISLIMMAMLEL; this is encoded by the coding sequence atgcctctccaacacctctcaAACCACTTTTTTGCTCAGTGCTTTCTTGTGACCCTCCTGGTGACCCTGTTGTCTACATCTTCTGATGCCTGTGGTAAGCCACCAAGATTTGAAAACATGCAGCTCAATGGCAGTCCCAAAACCACTTACGTGGCTGGGGAAAAAGTACAATactcatgtagaccaggataCATGCGACGACCTACTATCAAGATTTACAGTGTGTGTGCTGCAAATGGCCAGTGGTTACCCATTTCAAAGGATGCTTGTTACAAAAAATCATGTCCAAGGCTAGATGATCCCAACAATGGCCAAGTAAACTTCGTGAATGGAAGTTCAGAGTTTGGTACACAAATTCAATATATTTGCAATCCTggatttttcttaattggtgaaGAAATTTTATATTGTCTTGCTACAGGATCAGATGTACAGTGGAGTGATGAACCGCCAATATGTTCAAAGATTTTATGTGCACCACCTCCAAATATAATAAATGGAGTATTCTCCCCAAGTCACAAGGACGTATTTGAATATCATGAAGTGGCAACTTACCAATGTAAACAAGTTCCTGGCCAGGATGAACTGTCCCTTGTTGGCGAGAGACAGATTTATTGCTCTGAAAATAGATTATGGAGTGCTAACCCTCCTGAGTGCAAAGTGGTCAAATGTCCACATCCTGTCATTAAAAATGGGAGACTGACTTCAGGATTCAGAAAGAAATATTCCTATAGAGCAATGGTCATGTTTGATTGTAACCAGGGGCTTTTCCTTCACGGAAGCAACACCGTCATGTGTGAGGGTGACAGTACATGGCAGCCACCAATTCCAACCTGTAAGAGCAAGccacctcctccccctcccacaaCAAGTGTTCCAAGCTCTACAGGAACAGCACTTGATTTTGGAGATTCAAAGGGATGGAGCATTTCTCTGATAATGATGGCTATGTTGGAGCTATAG